The stretch of DNA TGTTATAGGGGTTTTTCTTATGAGAACATGTGCTAAGGATTTCTATGCCGTTGTCAGTTTCAATTTATGACGTAGTGACATTGCAGAGGCGTGTCATGCTCGTGTGTTCACCTCTAATTTGGATTTACTGGTGCATCCAGCTTGATTTTACCAGATCAGTTAGCTTTTGAAACCAGGCTAGTTAATATTTGAAGATGGTGTAATGTACTTAGGTTGTGGTTCTATATATTGAGTTGATTTTGTTTGTAGCAGTTTGTATGAAGGCGTGAATTTTCTATGCTTATGGGTCTTTGCAAGTGCAGTTTTGGTGTTGTATTTCGGTTTGTAGCGTGCTTCCTCCTgattatgattttaattatttcaatcAATTTCTTTGATTTAGTTGCTATCATGTCAAGAAGGAGGCAAACTGATATTCCTGGTTTTGGTGAGAGCTCCGAGTCTCAGGAATCTGGTGGAGGACGTGTTGGTGGCCGACGTCCTCCGCAGATGGCTGCTGGACACCGTGGAGGAGCAAGAGGTTGGGCACCCCAACGAGGAGGGTATGGTGGAAGAGGCGGCAGAATTCCTCCACAGCAGTATCATGGTGGGCCTACTGATTATCCGCAAGGCCGTGGTGGTCAACAGTATCAGCGAGGAGGGCCACCTTCTCAGCGCCATGGTGGATTTCCAGGTGGTCGTGGGTCTGGGGCACCTTCTGGGCCACCACCTCCCGAGCTGCATCAAGCTACCCATTCTCCTTTTCATGCTGTTATGATGGCTCAGCCGACTCCGTATCTGGGGGGCCCTGAGGCACAAACAGGACCTAGCTCTTATTCTCAGGAGTTGACTTCTTCAGAATTGGCTTCGCCGTATCAGCCTCTTTCTATCGAGCCAGAAGTGGCCCAAAGCCAAGAAATGCAGCCCGCTTCAAGCAAGTCTATGAGATTTCCTCTAAGGCCTGGGAAGGGTATTTATGGTGCTAGTTGTGTTGTGAAGGCCAACCACTTTTTTGCTGAGCTTCCTGACAAAGACTTGCATCAATATGATGTTAGTTGTTTACGTCAAGATTTTCTTCTTTTCTTAACTTCCTCTTGAGATTAAGTTCCACCAGTTAACATGGTCTATATTTTGTGGAATCTCCTTCTAAATAGGTATCAATTACACCTGAAGTCACATCCCGTGGTGTCAATCGTGCTGTGATGGAGCAGCTAGTGAAGCTGTACCAGGAATCCCATCTGGGAAAGAGACTTCCTGCTTATGATGGAAGAAAGAGTCTTTATACTGCTGGGCCACTGCCTTTTGCTTcgaaggaattcaaaatcaacctTATTGATGAAGAAGATGGTCCGGGTGGTCCAAGGCAACATCATTAATCCTTGACTGCCCTTTACTTGCATGAGATCTTATTTTAGCAACCCTGTTTATATCCGAGTTCTGATCTTGTGTGCAGGCGAGAGAGGGAGTTCAAGGTGGTGATCAAGTTTGCAGCACGTGCTGACTTGCATCATCTAGGCATGTTCTTACAGGGAAGGCAAGCTGATGCACCCCAAGAAGCTCTTCAGGTTTTGGACATTGTTCTGCGTGAACTTCCCACTAGTCGGTAAGTGTTAATGCCCTTATTATTTTGgtaacattttaattttttcaataTCCTTTGGATTAAATTTTCTATGATTTGCAGGTATTCTCCAGTTGGCCGCTCATTTTATTCCCCTGATTTAGGCAGAAGGCATCCGTTGGGTGAAGGGCTAGAAAGTTGGCGGGGTTTTTACCAAAGTATTCGCCCTACTCAAATGGGATTGTCCCTGAACATCGGTGAACAAATCTATACCTAGTTGCTCAAATTCATTTTTTTGTCagtttgatatttttttccAGTCAGGAATATGCATTGAAGGGTTTTATATAATTCATTTTGGACGTCATTAAATTTTTGGGCATTTATGTACACCTTCACTTATTAATGGCAATGAGCCAAGACATTTCTCTTCTTGATCATTGTCTTTGACGGAGCAGATATGTCATCTACTGCTTTCATCGAGCCACTTCCTGTGATTGACTTTGTCACCCAGCTCCTGAATCGGGATGTCTCTGCTAGACCATTGTCTGATGCTGACCGTGTGAAGGTTAGATCTTCATATATTTCACTTATATGATTGTATGCTTCCTCACATGCTCATGGCTTTGATATTTTGTATCCCATTTTAAAGTTTCATTGACATAAAAATTTTACGCCAGAACTTGTTTATTGTAAACCCATAGTTTTAGTGCTCAGGGTTTTGAGGTTAAACTCTTGAACATTTTCTACATGATTTGGCTGCCTTCGAGTAATGTCAGTGAAGCTTTATTCACGTGTTTGTTATTTTTATATCCATGTACCTGTTTTACAAATTTACGTGCTATTATGTGATAGATGATATTCTGTACTCTGTGGATACATAATTTTCGGTTCTGGGTCTATTCATGTATTTCAACTCATTGTTTGAGTTGTTAACAGATAAAAAAAGCTCTCAGAGGAGTTAAGGTGGAGGTCACTCATCGTGGAAATATGCGCAGGAAATACCGCATATCTGGTTTGACATCACAGGCAACACGGGAGCTAACGTAAGGATCATGTTCTGTTTGAATGTAAATTGATGCTGCATGTACCTCTGTTTGAATGTCCGAGCAGAAATCCATATGACTTTGGTTCTCTCTGATGTTGTAGTGACTCTGTTGTTCTCATTTGAAACTATCATCTACTACCTATGTTGCATAAGCATGGATATGATCTGCGAAAATGccctcaatttttttaaaatctcagAAAATCTACTTACATACCAGACATAGCTACAGTTGAAATTGTTGGATATCATATCCATGTCCGCATTTTCtctttttaatataatttttggtAGACACCATATGCATTTAGGAGCATCTGTGTATTGTAACTATACATTTTCATGTCCTCATTCTCTCTTTTTAATGTATCATAACTTGTTGTTTTGAACCATAAAAACTTTTGTGAAAAGAAATGTGATTATCAGTATGTTAGCTTAACTTCCTCTATAGTGGTGCTAAATGCATTGAACTTCGAAGTTTGATCGATGCTTGGAATTACTCAATTGTTACCTGAAAATGGCTTGTGCTGGTATTAGATTTCCTGTTGATGAAAGAGGCACAATGAAATCTGTGGTAGAATACTTCCGAGAGACCTATGGATTTGTCATTCAACACACACAATGGCCTTGTCTGCAAGTTGGAAATACTCAGAGGCCAAATTATTTGCCCATGGAggtcagtttattttctttttatctGTTTATTTCAATTAATCTTGAGACTATTGTACTAAAGAAATTTAATATCTAGGTCTGCAAGATTGTGGAGGGCCAGAGGTACTCAAAGAGGTTAAATGAGAGGCAGATTACTGAGCTCCTTAAAGTCACTTGCCAACGTCCAAATGAGAGAGAGAATGACATACTTCGGGTGGGTCTTACAACGACTTCATGTTTGTTTCAGTTTGAATAATTGTTTTGCGGTCCCTGTTATTTGGGTTTGAAGCATCTGTGCTCTTAGAAAGACGACGTGATATAATATTTTGTGATGATTCTTACATAATTTGTACGAGTCTTTGCAATTTAAATCTTACATTCCTTCTATATGATATATGCTTTCGCATTTGTTACTCTGCTTTTATAGGTTTTTGATTTGCGGTAATTCTTAATATTCGCAACTTAATGCTCATCTTTCTTTATTTGTCAGACTGTACGCCATAATGCATATGCTGAAGACCCTTATGCCAAGGAATTTGGGATTAAAATTAGTGAGAAGCTTGCTCAAGTGGAAGCTCGTGTTTTGCCTGCACCTTGGGTAAGCAGAAAATTCTATTTTTGCTCATAGTTTGAATTGTTTAGGTCTTTGTTTTTCTAATTGTTTTTTACTTTTTGTAGCTCAAGTATCATGATTCTGGACGGGAGAAAGACTGTCTTCCCCAAGTTGGGCAGTGGAACATGATGAACAAGGTTAATGCCATTTCATTGTATTGTTCATATGAAGTGTGCTATATCTTTCAATGCTTCAAGTAACAATGACATTGATGGGGGTGGGAGTTCGGTTTCGGGTTTCGGTACCTGATCCTCCCATTCACCCGATCAAGTCGGGTAATTTCCGAAAATATCAGCTTCAGGTAATAACCGACCCCGTCTATTTTAAATCGGGTCAGGTTACTATTTAGTATTACCAACCGAATTACCCGATTTgccttttttaaaaaagtatagGGCTTTCACTGTTGGGCTTAGTGATCGAGCATTTTATACCAACCAACCAGAGCTTGGGAATCACTAATCACCATGCAGCATAGGAAAAATACTGAAGGTGTTTGGGAAAGGGTGTGATTGTGAGAACCAATTGATTGAATTGATTTTAATGGTATCAAGAAACAATTCCCAGTTACAAGATTTTTGTTTCAACTTAAACTGTCAGGGACTTCAATTCCTTGATTCAGCCAAACAATAGATTGAATCGAACCAATCCATGTCCCTTGCCACAATTCTCATAAAAAAACTGACCCGATTGGGCCGTGTTCGGGAGCAAAAAATGCTACCCAACATAATTGGGGCCCCGACCCGAACTTACACAAAACCGAAAAATCCAACCCGTGCCCACCCCTGGACATCGATCTCAGATTGTCAACGCGCATTGTTTTCTAGGATAGTTCCTGCTGAGATGCTATTAGTTGTAGTTGATCTAAGATTTGTTTTAATGGtgcattttgatattttattttgtactgCATATTGTTAAGAAATCTTCAGAATATAGAACAAGAAAATAGAATCACCAAGCAATCAAGAACAAGAACACACGAAATTTACTTGGTTCGGATTTGAATAATCCTACATCCAAGGTTCAGGGTTACAACCCCAATTGAATCCACTATCAATGATGAGTTTACAGCATTCAGAAATCTCACAAGAAGAGTACAAAATCCCTCGACTTTTACAGCAGGATTTTTGGGATGAAATACGCAAGCTATATCTCCCAgaagaataaaaagaaaatcaCACGTAATAAAATGAGAGAGTGAACTCCTATCTCTGTTATTAAGTCTTCTTTGTGTATATCAGCCAACTCACCCCCTTCTCAATTAGATGTGGGTCCAAGAGATTAAAACATAATAGCCATTAGATATTCCACTAATGTGCTGCTGCAATCCTAGCCATCCATTTCAGCATATATAGGGAGGATTACTCTTCACAAATCTCCACCTTGACTCTGATATGCTTGTATCACGGATTCAATAAGAGTTCCCTTTTGCATCCAGGACCACTACTCCTGAATTTTGAGCAAACCCAATGCATCCTTGAGCTTGCTTACTGGAATGATCTTGGTGAGCATGTCTGCAGGGTTAACTTTCGTGTCAATCTTTCTTACACTTACAAGTTGTCTTGAGATGATATCCCTCACAAAATGTAGTCTCACGTCAACGTGCTTCGTTCTTTCatgaaacataacattttttgaTAAATGGATAGCACTTTGTGAGTCACAGAAAATGGTTGCATTTTTCTGCTCAAATCCGATTTCTCCAACAAATCCTTTAATCCATAAAGACTCTTTTACAGCTTCTGTAAGAGATATATACTCAGCTTCTGTTGTTGACAAGGCTACCACATGTTGTAGGCTTGACTTCCAACTCACCACATTCCCTCCAAATGTAAAAACATATCCAGAAAGTGACCTTCTTTTGTCAAGATCAGCAGCGAAGTCTGAGTCACAGTACCCAATGATATCACAAGTTGATTGTGCCTGGCTGGAGTATACCAGTTTCAGCTTAGAAGTGCCTTTGAGATATCTTAGCAACCACTTGACAGCTTGCCAGTGCTCTCTGCTGGGCTTACTCATGAATCTGCTAACTAGGCCCAAACCATAAGCAATGTCCGGTCTAGTTGACACCATAGAGTACATCACACTTCCTACTGCATTTGAGTAAGGTACTGATTTCATATGTACAGCTTCCATTTCAGCTTCATCATCTTTAATTGAAGCAAGCTTAAAGTGTGCACCAATTGGTGTGCCGACACTTTTAGCATCTTTCAAGCCGAAAatatctacaattttatttatgtatccttcttgaGATAGAGATAAGATCCCCAAGTTTCTGTCCCTAACAATTTCCATTCCTAAAATTCGTTTTGCAGGGCCGAGATCTTTCATCTCAAATTCAGAATTGAGGAGCCTTTCGAGTTTCTCTATTTCCCTAATTTCTTTGCATGCAATGAGCATATCGTCTACATAAATCAGTAGATATATGAAACCATGATTTGGTAGCTCAGAGTAATAAACGCAGCTGTCATATTTGGACCTATGAAATTCCTTTTGCTGCATAAAATCATCGAAACGACGATACCATTGCCTCGGGGATTGTTTAAGCCCATAGAGAGATTTTTGAAGTAGACATACTTTTCCAACTTCTTCTTCTTTCACAAACCCTCTGGTTGAGTCATTAGGATTTTCTCTTCAAGGTTGCCATGTAAAAAAGCGGTCTTGACATCTAATTGCTCCAACTCCAAATTTTGGATTGCAGTAATTGCCAACAAGATCCTAATTGAGGTGTGTTTTACAACAGGAGAATAGACTTCGTGATAATCTATACCTTCAACTTGAGAAAATCCTCTTGCCACTAACCTAGCTTTAAATCTTGCATTTTCTACCCCTGGAATCCCCGGTTTGCGTTTAAACACCCATTTGCTACCAATGACCTTTTTACCCTTTTCTCTATCAACAAGAATCCATGTTTGATTCTTAGCAAGTGACTGAAATTCTTCTTCCATAGCTCTCTTCCATTTTGGCCAATCTTTGCTTCTTTTTGCTTCATTATAGCTAGTTGGTTCTTCAAGTTCTAACACATCAGCCACATTTAATGCGAAGGCAATAAGATCCGCATTTGCAAACCTTGATGGTGGTCTTATTTGTCTCCTTGCACGGTCTCTTGAAAGAACATAATCATCAAGATGTTGATTGGATTCAGATTCATCATGTAATCCTTCTTCATTCAATCCTTCGTCATCTTGAGGCATACCATGAACATTTTCAGGTTGA from Primulina eburnea isolate SZY01 chromosome 6, ASM2296580v1, whole genome shotgun sequence encodes:
- the LOC140835079 gene encoding LOW QUALITY PROTEIN: protein argonaute 1-like (The sequence of the model RefSeq protein was modified relative to this genomic sequence to represent the inferred CDS: deleted 1 base in 1 codon), giving the protein MSRCCFFAFAFLGVAIMSRRRQTDIPGFGESSESQESGGGRVGGRRPPQMAAGHRGGARGWAPQRGGYGGRGGRIPPQQYHGGPTDYPQGRGGQQYQRGGPPSQRHGGFPGGRGSGAPSGPPPPELHQATHSPFHAVMMAQPTPYLGGPEAQTGPSSYSQELTSSELASPYQPLSIEPEVAQSQEMQPASSKSMRFPLRPGKGIYGASCVVKANHFFAELPDKDLHQYDVSITPEVTSRGVNRAVMEQLVKLYQESHLGKRLPAYDGRKSLYTAGPLPFASKEFKINLIDEEDGPGGPRREREFKVVIKFAARADLHHLGMFLQGRQADAPQEALQVLDIVLRELPTSRYSPVGRSFYSPDLGRRHPLGEGLESWRGFYQSIRPTQMGLSLNIDMSSTAFIEPLPVIDFVTQLLNRDVSARPLSDADRVKIKKALRGVKVEVTHRGNMRRKYRISGLTSQATRELTFPVDERGTMKSVVEYFRETYGFVIQHTQWPCLQVGNTQRPNYLPMEVCKIVEGQRYSKRLNERQITELLKVTCQRPNERENDILRTVRHNAYAEDPYAKEFGIKISEKLAQVEARVLPAPWLKYHDSGREKDCLPQVGQWNMMNKRMVNGGTVNCWIGINFARNVQESVAHSFCHELAQMCTTSGMAFNPEPVLPVLNARPDQVERVLKARYHDVMTKLLPYGKELDLLIVILPDNNGSLYGDLKRICETDLGIVSQCCLQKHVYKMSKQYLANVSLKINVKVGGRNTVLVDAISRRLPLVSDQPTIIFGADVTHPHPGEDSSPSIAAVVASQDWPEVTKYAGLVCAQAHRQELIQDLYKTWQDPVKGTVHGGMIKELLVSFRRATGQKPQRIIFYRDGVSEGQFYQVLLYELDAIRKACASLEPTYQPTVTFVVVQKRHHTRLFANNYHDRHSVDRSGNILPGTVVDSKICHPTEFDFYLCSHAGIQGTSRPAHYHVLWDENKFTADGLQSLTNNLCYTYARCTRSVSIVPPAYYAHLAAFRARFYMEPETSDSGSMTSGVVSSRGGAATRSSRVPMGSAVRPLPQLRDNVKRVMFYC